One Hordeum vulgare subsp. vulgare chromosome 4H, MorexV3_pseudomolecules_assembly, whole genome shotgun sequence DNA window includes the following coding sequences:
- the LOC123446159 gene encoding uncharacterized protein LOC123446159: MAAVEDDSCRRAGSIPFKWEVCPGTPKNTRSASAAAAASPAKVAPKLTLTPPPSMASSPSPYYHHSTASSPRVTSARSASVSPSRRRPYAYAGGHRRAPPTAFIDAEPRPAAKPEPDTAAFGCFALPILRRKGSKKGAGFGSASSFSSSSSSSGGSFRSDGGGLGMRRSASISSASSLPLPPGRRYAAEARAEVDAATGRGWYF, from the coding sequence ATGGCAGCAGTGGAGGATGACTCGTGCAGGAGGGCGGGCTCGATACCGTTCAAGTGGGAGGTCTGCCCTGGGACGCCGAAGAACACGAGGAGCGCGAGCGCCGCGGCGGCGGCATCGCCCGCCAAGGTGGCGCCCAAGCTGACGCTGACGCCGCCTCCCTCCAtggcgtcgtcgccgtcgccgtattACCACCATTCGACGGCTTCGTCGCCTCGCGTCACCTCCGCGCGTTCGGCGTCTGTGTCACCTTCCCGGCGCCGGCCCTACGCGTATGCCGGCGGTCACCGCCGAGCGCCGCCCACCGCCTTCATCGACGCCGAGCCTCGGCCAGCGGCGAAGCCTGAACCCGATACGGCGGCGTTTGGGTGCTTCGCTCTGCCTATCCTCCGGAGGAAAGGCAGCAAGAAAGGCGCGGGCTTCGGGTCCGCGTCCAGCTtcagctccagctccagctcgTCGGGAGGCAGCTTCAGGTCGGACGGCGGCGGGCTGGGGATGCGGCGGTCTGCATCGATCTCATCAGCCTCGTCGTTGCCACTGCCGCCCGGGAGGAGGTACGCCGCCGAAGCGAGGGCGGAGGTGGATGCTGCAACTGGCCGTGGCTGGTACTTCTGA